One Streptomyces sp. ML-6 DNA segment encodes these proteins:
- a CDS encoding nuclear transport factor 2 family protein, whose protein sequence is MIGEAIGPMDHLLAERACERLIVDFVHRLDLGDPGSVADLFTANGVWEWPYGGRRIEGREALRAYFGSRPADRLSRRMMTNILVTVGSATTATATSYLATYRVDGYVDGMLPPRLPANVGHYEDTFQKVDGEWLLATRAVFLPFGGDTERLPTSPRDS, encoded by the coding sequence ATGATCGGTGAAGCGATTGGCCCCATGGACCACTTGCTCGCGGAGCGAGCCTGCGAACGTCTGATCGTCGACTTCGTCCACCGTCTCGATCTTGGAGACCCTGGTTCGGTAGCTGATCTGTTCACCGCCAACGGGGTCTGGGAGTGGCCCTACGGTGGCCGTCGTATCGAGGGCCGGGAAGCGTTGCGCGCATACTTCGGCTCTCGGCCGGCGGACCGGTTGTCGCGTCGCATGATGACGAACATCCTCGTCACCGTGGGTTCCGCAACGACAGCGACCGCGACCTCATACCTGGCGACTTACCGTGTCGACGGTTACGTTGACGGGATGCTTCCGCCGCGGCTCCCTGCCAACGTCGGCCACTACGAGGACACATTTCAGAAGGTCGACGGCGAGTGGCTCCTCGCCACCCGAGCCGTGTTCCTGCCCTTTGGCGGCGATACGGAGCGTCTGCCCACCTCGCCTCGTGACTCATGA
- a CDS encoding ABC transporter permease, translated as MATMSYAVRDSRTMLRRNLKKALRYPSLMLTVVIMPLMMLLLFNYVFGRALGTGISDLPTGGGEYIDYIAPGIILMAATSGALTTAISICIDKTEGIVNRFRTMPISRASFLTGHVVAGVIQTMTSVALVIGTALLMGFRPDATTLEWAAALGLLTLLTLALTWISAGIGLIARNAETASNIPMPLTFMPFIGSAIVPPESMPTGLRWFAEYQPFTPIIETLRGLWLGTEIGSSATIGLAWCVGLSLVGYLWARRTFRAGAKR; from the coding sequence ATGGCCACCATGTCCTACGCCGTCCGGGACTCCAGGACGATGCTGCGGCGCAACCTCAAGAAGGCTCTGCGCTACCCGTCCTTGATGCTCACCGTCGTCATCATGCCCCTCATGATGCTGCTGCTGTTCAACTACGTCTTCGGCAGGGCCCTGGGCACCGGCATCAGCGACCTGCCCACCGGCGGTGGCGAATACATCGACTACATCGCCCCCGGCATCATCCTGATGGCCGCCACCTCCGGCGCCCTGACCACCGCGATCAGCATCTGCATCGACAAGACCGAAGGCATCGTCAACCGCTTCCGCACGATGCCGATCTCCCGGGCCTCGTTCCTGACCGGCCATGTCGTCGCCGGGGTGATCCAGACGATGACCAGCGTCGCGCTCGTCATCGGCACCGCCCTCCTGATGGGTTTCCGCCCCGATGCCACCACCCTCGAATGGGCCGCAGCCCTGGGGCTGCTCACCCTGCTCACCCTGGCCCTCACCTGGATCTCCGCGGGCATCGGCCTGATCGCCAGGAACGCCGAGACCGCCAGCAACATCCCGATGCCGCTGACGTTCATGCCGTTCATCGGCAGCGCCATCGTGCCGCCGGAGTCCATGCCCACCGGCCTGCGCTGGTTCGCCGAGTACCAGCCCTTCACGCCGATCATCGAGACCCTGCGCGGGCTGTGGCTCGGCACCGAAATCGGCTCCAGCGCGACCATCGGCCTCGCCTGGTGCGTGGGGCTCTCCCTGGTCGGCTATCTGTGGGCGCGCCGCACCTTCAGGGCCGGCGCCAAGCGGTAA
- a CDS encoding DUF4097 family beta strand repeat-containing protein: MPSFETPEPISATLELEAGTARITAGKRTDTVVEVLPRDGSDNNDVRAVQQTQVTCSGGRLTIRTLKKRTLFGKPGSIEVSIELPAGSDIRGRSSMGSFFCEGGFGEVVLKTSLGDIQVDEAAGADLRTDHGDIRLAHSAGDAEVVGGGRIEIGTVTGTATVKNSNGATRIGEVTGNLKTNAANGDISVGVAHGAVGAKSANGRIEIDVAHAGVEAMCSNGGIRVGDVIRGRTDLRASVGNLEVGIHQGTAAWLDLNTKYGRVRNLLESSAGPADSDETAEVYARTATGDIVVRRA, from the coding sequence ATGCCTTCTTTCGAGACCCCCGAGCCGATCTCCGCCACCCTCGAACTGGAGGCCGGTACCGCCCGCATCACCGCGGGCAAGCGTACCGACACGGTCGTGGAGGTGCTGCCGCGCGACGGCTCCGACAACAACGACGTACGCGCCGTGCAGCAGACCCAGGTCACCTGCTCGGGCGGCCGGCTCACGATCAGGACACTCAAGAAGCGGACCCTGTTCGGCAAGCCCGGCTCCATCGAGGTCAGCATCGAACTGCCCGCGGGGTCGGACATCCGGGGCAGGTCGAGCATGGGCAGCTTCTTCTGCGAGGGCGGCTTCGGGGAGGTCGTGCTCAAGACCTCGCTCGGCGACATCCAGGTCGACGAGGCGGCCGGCGCCGACCTCAGGACCGACCACGGCGACATCCGCCTGGCCCACTCGGCCGGGGACGCAGAAGTCGTCGGCGGGGGCCGGATCGAGATCGGCACGGTCACCGGCACCGCGACCGTCAAGAACAGCAACGGTGCCACCCGGATCGGCGAGGTCACCGGCAACCTGAAGACCAACGCGGCCAACGGCGACATCTCCGTCGGCGTGGCACACGGCGCCGTCGGCGCCAAGTCCGCCAACGGCCGGATCGAGATCGACGTCGCCCACGCCGGGGTCGAGGCGATGTGCTCCAACGGTGGCATCCGCGTCGGCGACGTCATCCGAGGCCGGACCGATCTGCGTGCCTCCGTCGGCAACCTCGAAGTGGGCATCCACCAGGGCACCGCCGCCTGGCTCGACCTGAACACCAAGTACGGCAGGGTGCGCAACCTGCTCGAATCCTCCGCGGGCCCCGCGGACTCCGACGAGACCGCCGAGGTGTACGCCCGGACCGCGACCGGCGACATCGTCGTCCGCCGCGCCTGA
- a CDS encoding toxin-antitoxin system HicB family antitoxin produces the protein MDLTPYVDNLRQELAVAAEAGGDDARALAERLTAPLESAARLTLLNALSAAMGEVTRELAPGSVDVRLRGLDPEFVVTAPPAPEPFREVREPAEPLAAPVLPPPPAEADDGTMARINFRLPAHLKARAESAAAAEGLSVNAWLVRAVSVALDGGGRTSPPGHGKESGGRGFTGWVR, from the coding sequence ATGGACCTCACGCCCTACGTCGACAACCTTCGGCAAGAACTGGCCGTCGCCGCGGAAGCCGGCGGCGACGACGCCCGCGCCCTCGCCGAGCGGCTCACCGCCCCCCTGGAATCGGCCGCCCGACTGACCCTTCTCAACGCACTGTCCGCCGCCATGGGCGAGGTCACCCGGGAGCTGGCGCCGGGCTCGGTCGACGTACGGCTGCGCGGCCTCGACCCGGAGTTCGTGGTGACGGCGCCGCCGGCGCCCGAGCCGTTCCGGGAGGTACGGGAACCGGCCGAGCCCCTCGCCGCACCCGTGCTGCCCCCGCCGCCCGCGGAGGCCGACGACGGCACCATGGCGCGGATCAACTTCCGCCTCCCCGCCCACCTCAAGGCCCGTGCCGAGAGTGCCGCGGCGGCGGAGGGGCTGTCGGTCAACGCCTGGCTGGTACGGGCCGTCTCCGTCGCCCTCGACGGCGGGGGGCGCACGAGCCCGCCGGGCCACGGCAAGGAGTCGGGCGGCCGGGGCTTCACCGGCTGGGTCCGCTGA
- a CDS encoding cytochrome P450, whose translation MPYDPTPPDATAQEPPTLPTDRRTGCPFDPPAGLTALSDEPVRRMHYADGHLGWLVTGHAAARAVLADPRFSSRYEFMHMPVPVEGVPGELPPAPVGDIIGLDAPEHTRYRRLLTGRFTVRRMRQLTRHVEQFTAECLDAMEQAGPTADLVAAFAQPVPALMICELLGVPYTDRERFRGQVATIFDQAVDAEARAGAYTELIQYLDELVLAKRAEPTDDLLSELTTSDLTDEELAGIGGMLLAAGLDTTANMLGLGTFALLSNPDQLAALRADPELAGQAVEELLRYLSVADPLVRSALEDVEVEGRLIRAGESVTVSVQAGNRDPHKFFDPDRLDIHRRATGHLAFGHGIHQCLGQQLARVEMTVAFPALLARFPGLRLAVPPQEVPLRDRANIYGVIRLPVTWDEE comes from the coding sequence ATGCCGTACGACCCGACGCCCCCCGACGCCACCGCGCAGGAGCCGCCCACCCTTCCCACCGACCGGCGCACCGGCTGCCCCTTCGATCCGCCGGCCGGACTCACCGCGCTGAGCGACGAGCCCGTGCGCCGCATGCACTACGCCGACGGACACCTGGGCTGGCTGGTCACCGGGCACGCCGCGGCCCGGGCGGTCCTCGCCGACCCGCGCTTCAGTTCACGCTACGAATTCATGCACATGCCGGTGCCGGTGGAAGGCGTGCCGGGGGAGTTACCGCCGGCACCGGTCGGCGACATCATCGGCCTCGACGCCCCCGAGCACACCCGCTACCGGCGCCTGCTCACCGGCCGGTTCACCGTCCGTCGCATGCGTCAACTCACCCGGCACGTCGAGCAGTTCACCGCCGAATGCCTGGACGCGATGGAGCAGGCCGGGCCCACGGCCGACCTGGTGGCAGCGTTCGCGCAACCCGTGCCCGCGCTCATGATCTGCGAGCTGCTCGGCGTGCCGTACACCGACCGGGAGCGCTTCCGGGGCCAGGTGGCGACGATCTTCGACCAGGCGGTTGACGCGGAGGCCAGGGCCGGGGCCTACACGGAACTCATCCAGTACCTGGACGAACTGGTCCTCGCCAAACGCGCCGAGCCCACCGACGACCTGCTCAGCGAGCTGACCACCTCCGACCTCACCGACGAGGAACTGGCCGGGATCGGCGGGATGCTGCTCGCCGCCGGGCTCGACACCACCGCGAACATGCTCGGCCTCGGCACCTTCGCCCTGCTGAGCAACCCCGACCAACTGGCGGCCCTGCGCGCCGACCCCGAACTCGCCGGGCAGGCCGTGGAGGAGCTGCTGCGCTACCTCAGCGTGGCCGACCCGCTGGTGCGTTCGGCGCTCGAGGACGTCGAGGTGGAGGGCCGGCTCATCAGGGCGGGCGAGTCGGTGACCGTCTCCGTGCAGGCCGGCAACCGCGATCCGCACAAGTTTTTCGACCCCGACCGGCTCGACATCCACCGCCGGGCCACCGGGCACCTGGCCTTCGGCCACGGCATTCACCAATGCCTGGGCCAGCAGCTCGCCCGCGTCGAGATGACCGTCGCGTTCCCGGCACTCCTCGCCCGCTTCCCGGGGCTGCGCCTGGCCGTGCCGCCGCAGGAGGTGCCGCTGCGGGACCGTGCCAACATCTACGGAGTAATCCGTCTGCCCGTCACCTGGGACGAGGAGTGA
- a CDS encoding ATP-binding cassette domain-containing protein encodes MTAIQASAPTAANATARAITATGLRKSYGDKIVLDGIDLNIAEGTVFALLGPNGAGKTTTVEILSTLIGADAGEARVAGHHLTRDAEAVRSVIGVTGQFSAVDNLLTAEENLLLMADLHHLDRREGRRRAEDLLRRFDLSEVAGKTAVTFSGGMRRKLDLAMTLVGDPRVIFLDEPTTGLDPRSRRTMWEIIRGLVADDGVTIFLTTQYLEEADQLADRIAVLDHGKLIAEGTADELKQRIPGGHIRVRFADARSLDDAAGIFGIATRDEESLTLRIPGDGSIPNLRAVLDTLESTDVRADSLTVHTPDLDDVFLTLTGRPRPAATTTATAASIEENV; translated from the coding sequence ATGACCGCCATCCAGGCATCCGCGCCGACCGCCGCGAACGCGACGGCACGGGCGATCACCGCCACCGGACTGCGCAAGTCCTACGGCGACAAAATCGTGCTCGACGGCATCGACCTGAACATCGCCGAAGGCACCGTCTTCGCCCTGCTCGGTCCCAACGGCGCCGGCAAGACCACCACGGTGGAGATCCTCTCCACACTCATCGGCGCCGACGCCGGCGAGGCCCGGGTCGCGGGCCACCACCTGACCCGGGACGCCGAGGCGGTGCGCTCCGTGATCGGCGTCACCGGCCAGTTCTCGGCCGTCGACAACCTGCTGACCGCCGAGGAGAACCTGCTCCTCATGGCGGACCTGCACCACCTCGACCGGCGCGAGGGCAGACGGCGGGCCGAGGACCTGCTGCGCCGCTTCGACCTGTCGGAGGTGGCCGGCAAGACCGCCGTCACCTTCTCCGGCGGCATGCGGCGCAAGCTGGACCTGGCGATGACCCTGGTCGGCGATCCGCGGGTCATCTTCCTCGACGAGCCCACCACCGGACTCGACCCGCGCAGCCGACGCACCATGTGGGAGATCATCCGCGGTCTCGTCGCCGACGACGGCGTGACCATCTTCCTGACCACCCAGTACCTCGAAGAGGCCGACCAACTCGCCGACCGGATAGCCGTGTTGGACCACGGCAAGCTGATCGCCGAGGGCACCGCCGACGAGCTGAAGCAGCGCATCCCCGGCGGCCACATCCGGGTGCGGTTCGCCGATGCCCGGAGCCTGGACGACGCCGCGGGAATCTTCGGCATCGCCACGCGCGACGAGGAATCCCTCACCCTCCGGATCCCCGGCGACGGCTCCATCCCCAACCTGCGGGCCGTCCTCGACACCCTGGAATCCACCGACGTCCGGGCCGATTCGCTCACCGTGCACACCCCCGACCTGGACGACGTCTTCCTGACCCTCACCGGCCGGCCCCGCCCCGCCGCCACCACTACCGCCACCGCCGCATCGATCGAGGAGAACGTCTGA
- a CDS encoding dienelactone hydrolase family protein, which produces MATITTRTVEYPADNLTMRGYLALPAGAERRPAVLIGPEGMGLSDVERRRAEALAELGYVALAFDLHGGRYLEDPEEMLARCLPLLADPDRMREIGHAALNVLRAESRADPDRTAAIGYGTGGAVALELGRDGADLRAIGTVNALTTGRPGEAARIRCPVWAGVGSEDPIMPPAQREAFTAEMQAAGVDWRLVVYGGALHAFHHPPVDHPAPPGVGHHPRHAQRAWQDILALLAECLPLTD; this is translated from the coding sequence ATGGCGACAATCACCACCCGCACGGTCGAATACCCGGCCGACAACCTGACGATGAGGGGATACCTCGCGCTCCCGGCCGGTGCCGAGCGCCGGCCCGCAGTCCTGATCGGGCCCGAGGGGATGGGGCTCAGCGATGTCGAACGCCGACGGGCCGAGGCTCTGGCTGAACTGGGGTACGTGGCACTGGCCTTCGACCTCCACGGCGGACGCTATTTGGAAGACCCGGAGGAGATGCTGGCCCGCTGCCTGCCGCTGCTCGCCGATCCCGATCGCATGCGAGAAATCGGTCACGCCGCGCTCAACGTGCTGCGTGCCGAATCACGGGCCGACCCCGACCGGACCGCCGCCATCGGCTACGGCACCGGGGGCGCAGTCGCACTGGAACTCGGTCGCGATGGCGCCGACCTGCGCGCGATCGGGACAGTCAACGCACTGACCACGGGCCGACCGGGCGAGGCGGCACGCATCCGCTGCCCGGTATGGGCCGGCGTCGGATCGGAAGACCCGATCATGCCGCCCGCGCAACGGGAGGCGTTCACCGCAGAGATGCAGGCCGCGGGTGTCGACTGGCGCCTCGTGGTCTACGGAGGAGCCCTTCACGCCTTCCACCACCCCCCGGTCGACCACCCCGCGCCTCCCGGCGTCGGCCACCACCCACGGCACGCACAGCGAGCCTGGCAGGACATCCTCGCCCTGCTCGCCGAGTGCCTGCCCCTCACGGATTGA